The Streptomyces sp. NBC_01363 region TCGCCGACCCCGACTGGGACACCTTTCTCGACGCCGTCGCGGCCCGGCCCGGCCACCTCGCCGCGCTGCTCACCAAGGAGATGCCGCACTCGCTGGCCGACACGGCGGCCGAGGCCGGCATCGGGCTGCTGCCCGCCGCGGGAGACCTCGACCCCGGCTGCTCCTGCCCGGACCACGGCTGGCCCTGCAAGCACGTGGCCGCGCTCTGCTACCAGATGGCGCGGCTCCTGGACACCGACCCGTTCGTCCTTCTGCTGCTGCGCGGCCGGGGGGAACGGGAGCTCCTCGAAGAGCTGGGCCGCCGCAACGCCGCACATTCCGCCCGGGAACGTCCCACGGCCCCCGCCGCCCCCTCCGTACCGGCCCGCGAAGCCCTCGCCGACCGCTATCTTCCGCCGCTCCCCGCCCCACTGCCGGTGCTGCCGCATCCCGCACAGCCACCCTCGTACCCGAGCCTGCCCGGGGCGCGCGACCCGCTCGCCCTCGACCACCTCGCCACGGACGCGGCGGCCCGCGCGCACGCGCTCCTCACCACCGGCCGCGACCCGCTCGCCGGACTCACCCCCTGGCAGGACGCGGTACGGCTGGCCGCGTCCCGCCCCACCGCCGGGCTCACCGCCACCACCCGCGCCCTCTACCGCGAGCTGGCGTACGCCACCGGCCGCACCACCACCGACCTGGCGCGGGCGGTCGCGGCCTGGCGCCAGGGCGGCGCCGGAGGGCTCGCCGTCCTCGAAACCCCCTGGGACCCCCCGGCCGGCCCCTTCGACCGGGCCCGTCCCGCACTCTCGGCAGCCGGCTTCCCGCGCTTCCAGCCCCGGCGCAACCACCTCACACACCCCGGCGGCACACTCCAGCTCCGCTTCGGCCACGACGGCCGTTGGTACGGCTACGAGTCCGAGCCCGGCGAGGACGACTGGTGGCCCCGCGCCACTCCGGACGCCGACCCGGTGAGCGCGCTCACGGAGCTCAGCGGGGGCTGAGTCCGGCCGGCACCGGTAACACCCTGCTCTCAGGAGTTCTGCAGATAGACGAAGAGAGCGATCAGCAACACGGCGGTGATCGGCAGCATGATCAGCCCTGCTTTGCGGTACCCCTCGTTGTCCTGCTGGGACAGGCCCTGGTCGGCACCGTGAACCGATGCCAGATGTTCCCCGGCCATGTCGACGATCTTCTTCATGGTCAGCAGTGACGGCGACCAGTCGCAGTGGGTGCAGACGAGGAAGTCGCGGTACGGGTCGTACCGGAAGTCCCGCTCGATATTGACCGTGAACACCTGACCATCCGGTGTCGTGGCCGTGAAGTGACGTACTGGCGTGCCCATGTGGATCGTTCCCCGTTCGGTGCGTGTGTACGGTCCCGTACCCGGCCGCGGCACAGTACCCGACCGGGCCGCGCCCGCTCCCGGCACCGTCAGTGCGGCAGCACGGCATCGACGACATCCCGGGCGAAGTCCGGCGGTACCGGTTCGCGGCGGAGCAGCACCCGCATCCAGACCGCCCCCGCGATCAGATCCAGCAGCAGCATCGGGTCGGTGTCCACGGGGAGTTCGCCGCGGGCGGCGGCGCGGGTGAAGACCGGCTGTTCACGGGAGAAGCGATCGGCGAAGAAGTCGCGGGTGAGGAGAGCGAGTTCGTCATCGGGCAGGCCGGTGCCCGAGGTCATCGCCCGGGCGACGGGTTCGGTGCGCCCGTCGGTGAGCAGGCGGGTGATCTGTTCGGTGAGGGAGACCAGATCACCGCGGAGGCTGCCGGTGTCGGGGACGTCGATGTCGAGGACCCGGGCATGGATCAGGGCCGCCCGCAGGAGCGCCGGTTTCGAGGGCCACCAGCGGTAGATCGTCGTCTTGTTGACCCCGGATTCCTGGGCGACGGCCTCGATGGTGAGCCGGGCGTAGCCGCGTTCCGCGAGATGGCGCAGCGTGGTGTCGAAGATCGCCTCGGCGGCGCGGGGGCCCCGGCCCGGGCGGCGGTTCACGGTCGGGTCGGACATGGGCACTCCAGGGGAAAGCAACCGGGAAAAGCAACGCAACGTTGCGTTGCGATGTAAGGTGTGGTCATCGTACTTCGTACTGCGACGCAGGGGGCCCGGTATGGCGGAGGCAACGGTTTCCAAGGCGGTGACCTGGGGGCTGCTCGCCGCCTGGGTGGCCAACGACCTGGAGGAGTTGGCCACCATGGCCGGTTGGGCGCGGGCAGCCCGGCCCGTGCTCCAGGAGCGGTTCCCGGGGGTGCCCGAAGCGGTCTGGAAGCGTATGGAGCTCTCGCAGCGGGACGTCGATGTCGCGATCGGCCTCATGGGTGGGGTCATGGTGGCGGCGTCGGCGGACGGGGTGCGCACCGGCGGCCGCAGCCCGTTCTTCCGGAGCGTGCTGGTCGGCTTCGGGGTGCACGGTGTCGCGCACCTGGCGCAGTCGCTGGCGTACCGGGGCTACACGCCGGGGGTGGTCACGGCGCCGACGGTCGTCATCCCGTACTCGCTGTGGGCCGTGCGACGGCTGAAAGCGGCCGGGATCAGGAGCGGCGGCGCCGGCGCGACGGTTGCGGCACTGGCGCTTCTTCCGGTGACCGTGGCGGGAGTTCACGCGCTGGCGCACCGGATCAACCGGCCGCGCGGGCGCAGGGCCCGCGCGGCGGCGTGACCGGGCGGTGGCCGGGTGTCAGAAGTCGGCGGTCGTGCGCTCTTCGAGGCGGGCCACCGAGTCCTGGGCGTAGGCCTTCTCGTAGGCGTCGCGGATCCGCTCGATCTGGGCGTCGCGCACACGGGCCTCGGACGCGGGGTAGAGCAGGGTCAGTTCGTACCTGCGCTCCCGTTCGATGACTCCGTTGGAGTCCCGCCACTGCCCCCGGCCGTCCTGGATGGTCAGTCCGTTCGGGAAGCGCGGTGTGACCTCCTCGTCGATGAAGGCCAGGAATTGACGATCAGCCACATCGGGTCCGCCGTCGGGGCGTTCGGTGCCGAAGAACAGCCGGGTCTCGATGTAGGCCTTCCCGCGCGAGGTGAGGGCCGACGCCGTGGACCGCGAGGCCGCGGGGGCTTCGTCGCCGAGTGTGGCGTACGCGACGGGCGTTCCCACGGCCAGTACGGTCAGGGCGGTGGCCGTCGCGGTGAGCGCGGTGTGCTTCCTGGGGCCGGTGGGGCCCTTCGGGGCGGCGAAGCGGGGGAGACGAGGCAAGGCAAGGACCTTCGTTCGGCGCCTGGAGGAGGCGGTGACGGGTGGTGTCCGGACGCGGCTGGGGGAGAGGCCTGCGAGGACGGAGTCCGTGCGCGAGCGCGGAGCCTGCGGGCCGGTGGTGCGGATGCGCGGGCTTCACTGTGACAAGCGGTCCCCGCCGGACAGCGGCAGGGACATGGGCATCCGGCAGAAACCACCCGTACGGGTCGGTCCGGGGCACTGTCGAAATCCCGCTGCGCCCCGCGGCCCAAGCCGGTCGGTGATCCACGTGGTCGGCGACGACGTCACGGTCCCGGGGGCCGCCTGGCGCCGGCTCACCGGATCGGCCATCGGGCCCGCGGTCACCACCCGAGCGCGCTCCTCGGAGTCGCGCGGCTCGGCTTCCCCGGACAGCTGATCGAGGTCGACCTCACCGCGGCACTGCCCGCCTGGCATCCGGGGGGCGGGCCATTCGAAAAGTCGTTTGTCCCGGCCGACTTGACGTTGCTAGCGTCCTCGACGTGGCGAAACTCAATCAGATCATCGCAGTGGAGAAGGGCGTCAAGTCCAAGGCTCACCAGGATCTGACGGCGGCGCATCACGGCCTCCAGAAGACCGGCCTGCTGGCCGGGATCTCCCGGACGTACCAGCCCAAGGACGAGGAGGGCGAGCAGCTGCCGCCCGAGTCGACGCTGGTGCAGATCAAGGCCGAGGACGTGCTGCGGGAGACCGCGGCGACCCTGACCCGGCTCTTCGATGTAACCGCCACGAAGGACTGGGCCAACTGCACGGCCCGCGCGGACGTGAATGTCGACGGACGGGTGCTCATGAGCGAGGTGCCGGTCTCGTATCTGCTCTTCCTGGAGAAGCAGTTGACGGACCTCAACACCTTTGTCCGCAAGCTGCCGGTGCTCGACGCCGCGGAGGCCTGGACCCAGGACCCGTCGACGGACTCCTGGAAGACCGAGCCGGTGCGGACCCTCCGCACGAAGAAGGTGCCCCGCAACCACGTGAAGGCGGAGGCCACCGACAAGCACCCGGCGCAGGTCGAGGTGTACTACGAGGACATCCCGATCGGGTACTGGACGACGGTGAAGTTCTCCGGCGCCCTTCCCGCGCGGCGTGTCAACGAGCTGCTGGACCGGGTGGAGAAGCTCCAGCAGGCCGTGAAGTACGCCCGCGAGGAAGCCAACGGCGCGGACGTCACCGACCAGCGGGTGGGTGATGCGGTATTCGGTTACCTCTTCGGGTGACCGACCATTGATTCCCCGGCCGACTCATTTCGGCCGGGGTGCGCGAGGAGCGCAAGCTGAAACTGAAGCTTGTCGTGACGACGCGGTTCCAGTGGAGGTTCGAGTCCTCCCCCCGGCATTCCGTGCCTCCCGCACGCGAACGGGCCGGGGTAGCCCAAATGGAAGAGGCAGACCGCGATCAATCTCAGACTCTTGCTCCAGACTCAGCATTCGCCACCCATCGCCGAATCGAACGGGCCCGTGCCCATGGGCGTCGAGATGCCGGTTCGACTCCGGCTCGCAGAGCTTCGATCTGCGGTCGTCTAAAGGCAGGACGCGGCGACATAAACCTGACGCGGGTCCTTAAAAGTGTCGGCGTGCCGAATGGGTGGCACACCAGGGCTCGGGGGCCGGCTACGCCCCCGGGCCCGCTCCCGTCTCCGGCGACGTGCGGCGCGGTCCCGCGACGCGCCGCTCAGACGCTCGCGGGCAACGACACCCCGCGCCCCGCGAAGAAGCGCTCGAAGTCGGGCAGCGCGAGCTCCGCGGCCCGCGTTCCCGCCGTCGTGCCCGAGGGGTTGTGGAAGTGGACGCCCGTGCCGTCGGCCGTACGGGACGTCAGCAGCACCAGATGCCCGCCCCGCCCGGGAGCCGGCCGCCCGGGGTGCCGGATGCCGTAGTGCACCGAGGCCATCACCGTCCGGCCGCCGTCCAGCAGGCCGAGGATCTCCTCCGGCGCGAGATGGCGGTGCACCCTGGCGTCCACACCGTGCACCTCGCGTGCGTACTCGGCGAAGGGGGCGTAGATCAGACCCCGGATCTCGCCCTGCGCGTCCTCCGTGTACGCGCCGTACCGGAGCGCCCCGTCACGCAGCGCGAACAGGGGCGGGGCCCCGGCGCCGAGTGCCATGCGCAGACAGGTCATACCGCACAGATGACCCGACCAGCGCGCGTACTCGGCCGGTGACGCCGCCCCCGACTCCGCCCAGGCCGGGTCGGTGGCCGGATCGAGCCCGTCCTCCACGATCGGGCCGACGAGCCCGGACGAGGCGAACTGGGTATGGACGGGAAAGCGGCAGGTGGAGCAGGTCACTGGGGGCATCCGATCACTGGCGGTATCCGGTCAGGAAGCGGCCGATGCGGCTGATCGCCGCGTCGAGATCGTCAGCGTACGGGAGCGTGAGGATCCGGAAGTGGTCGGGCCGCGGCCAGTTGAAGCCGGTGCCCTGTACGACCTGGATCTTCTCCCGCAGCAGCAGATCCAGCACGAACTTCTCGTCGTCGACGATGCGATGCACCTTCGGGTCGAGGCGCGGGAACGCGTACAGCGCGCCCTTCGGCTTCACGCACGACACCCCGGGGATCTCGTTCAGCTTCTCCCAGGCCCGGTTGCGCT contains the following coding sequences:
- a CDS encoding SWIM zinc finger family protein; its protein translation is MSPRPHSGHDPRPAARPRPGPDDLRRTFEAVPPRTSDGDDPFADSWWGRAWVAALESLSMDEGRLSRGRTYADSGKVAAITVTPGRVVAYVHGSRPRPYRCELRLRTLADPDWDTFLDAVAARPGHLAALLTKEMPHSLADTAAEAGIGLLPAAGDLDPGCSCPDHGWPCKHVAALCYQMARLLDTDPFVLLLLRGRGERELLEELGRRNAAHSARERPTAPAAPSVPAREALADRYLPPLPAPLPVLPHPAQPPSYPSLPGARDPLALDHLATDAAARAHALLTTGRDPLAGLTPWQDAVRLAASRPTAGLTATTRALYRELAYATGRTTTDLARAVAAWRQGGAGGLAVLETPWDPPAGPFDRARPALSAAGFPRFQPRRNHLTHPGGTLQLRFGHDGRWYGYESEPGEDDWWPRATPDADPVSALTELSGG
- a CDS encoding TetR/AcrR family transcriptional regulator, yielding MSDPTVNRRPGRGPRAAEAIFDTTLRHLAERGYARLTIEAVAQESGVNKTTIYRWWPSKPALLRAALIHARVLDIDVPDTGSLRGDLVSLTEQITRLLTDGRTEPVARAMTSGTGLPDDELALLTRDFFADRFSREQPVFTRAAARGELPVDTDPMLLLDLIAGAVWMRVLLRREPVPPDFARDVVDAVLPH
- a CDS encoding HXXEE domain-containing protein, yielding MAEATVSKAVTWGLLAAWVANDLEELATMAGWARAARPVLQERFPGVPEAVWKRMELSQRDVDVAIGLMGGVMVAASADGVRTGGRSPFFRSVLVGFGVHGVAHLAQSLAYRGYTPGVVTAPTVVIPYSLWAVRRLKAAGIRSGGAGATVAALALLPVTVAGVHALAHRINRPRGRRARAAA
- a CDS encoding DUF3574 domain-containing protein gives rise to the protein MPRLPRFAAPKGPTGPRKHTALTATATALTVLAVGTPVAYATLGDEAPAASRSTASALTSRGKAYIETRLFFGTERPDGGPDVADRQFLAFIDEEVTPRFPNGLTIQDGRGQWRDSNGVIERERRYELTLLYPASEARVRDAQIERIRDAYEKAYAQDSVARLEERTTADF
- a CDS encoding peptidase — translated: MTCSTCRFPVHTQFASSGLVGPIVEDGLDPATDPAWAESGAASPAEYARWSGHLCGMTCLRMALGAGAPPLFALRDGALRYGAYTEDAQGEIRGLIYAPFAEYAREVHGVDARVHRHLAPEEILGLLDGGRTVMASVHYGIRHPGRPAPGRGGHLVLLTSRTADGTGVHFHNPSGTTAGTRAAELALPDFERFFAGRGVSLPASV